A section of the Kribbella sp. HUAS MG21 genome encodes:
- a CDS encoding Rieske (2Fe-2S) protein, whose translation MSDDTMAPATTPRQAEAAGADALRDRRAVLRCAAMVALAGAGAPILAACGGDDSAGGGTGGSSTAPSTGASSSAPSSSAPSSSAPASSGGTVLGPTSDVPVGGGKVFSDAKVVVTQPTAGQYKGFSAVCTHQGNPIGSVEGGQIICPFHNSHFSITDGSPVSGPAQTALPAVNVKVEGSNIVQSA comes from the coding sequence ATGAGCGATGACACGATGGCACCAGCCACCACCCCGCGGCAGGCCGAAGCGGCGGGAGCCGACGCGCTGCGCGACCGCAGGGCGGTACTGCGCTGCGCGGCGATGGTCGCGCTGGCGGGCGCCGGCGCCCCGATCCTCGCGGCCTGCGGTGGCGACGACTCCGCGGGCGGCGGCACCGGCGGCTCGAGTACGGCGCCGAGCACCGGGGCCTCCTCGTCCGCGCCGTCCTCGTCCGCCCCGTCCTCGAGCGCGCCGGCGTCCAGCGGCGGTACGGTGCTCGGCCCGACGTCCGACGTACCGGTCGGCGGCGGGAAGGTGTTCTCCGACGCCAAGGTGGTCGTGACGCAGCCGACCGCCGGTCAGTACAAGGGCTTCTCCGCGGTGTGCACGCACCAGGGCAACCCGATCGGGTCGGTCGAGGGCGGGCAGATCATCTGCCCGTTCCACAACAGCCACTTCAGCATCACCGACGGCAGCCCGGTCAGCGGGCCGGCGCAGACCGCGCTCCCGGCGGTGAACGTGAAGGTCGAGGGCAGCAACATCGTGCAGTCCGCCTGA
- a CDS encoding S8 family peptidase, giving the protein MSPSLRIPRAVQRRSLLGAVAASALAVTGIAATAAGSEAAQQAPVSIRGAGSPNAIPGSYIVVLDGRKSRAETRVATQSLATSYDVEVKKQFDSSIKGFSAGMTEEQAKKLAGDSRVAFVQQNQKITVSQDNPPWGLDRADQRELPLDKKYEASTTAENVNVYVIDTGIYAAHKDFGDRASVGTDTVGDGQNGVDCQGHGSHVAGTIAGTTYGLAKGAKVVGVRVLDCQGSGSTESVVAGIDWVTKNAKKPAVANMSLGGGADEALDAAVKASVDAGITYAVAAGNDSADACQGSPSREPSAITVGATDDQDKRAEFSNFGKCVDLFAPGVDITSVGITDPESSAKMSGTSMASPHVAGGVALYLADHPEATPADVAQALVTGSTPDKVGDPGEGSPNKLLYVGAADQS; this is encoded by the coding sequence ATGTCCCCTTCCCTTCGGATACCGCGCGCCGTGCAGCGCCGTTCTCTTTTGGGTGCCGTCGCTGCGTCCGCGCTGGCCGTCACCGGCATCGCCGCTACCGCGGCCGGCAGTGAGGCCGCGCAGCAGGCTCCGGTCTCGATCCGCGGTGCCGGCAGCCCGAACGCGATCCCCGGCAGCTACATCGTCGTCCTCGACGGCCGGAAGTCGCGGGCCGAGACCCGGGTCGCGACCCAGAGCCTGGCCACCAGCTACGACGTCGAGGTGAAGAAGCAGTTCGACTCGTCGATCAAGGGCTTCTCCGCCGGCATGACCGAGGAGCAGGCGAAGAAGCTGGCCGGCGACTCGCGGGTCGCGTTCGTCCAGCAGAACCAGAAGATCACGGTCAGCCAGGACAACCCGCCGTGGGGCCTGGACCGCGCCGACCAGCGCGAGCTGCCGCTGGACAAGAAGTACGAGGCGTCGACCACCGCCGAGAACGTGAACGTCTACGTGATCGACACCGGCATCTACGCCGCGCACAAGGACTTCGGCGACCGCGCGTCGGTCGGCACCGACACCGTCGGCGACGGACAGAACGGCGTCGACTGCCAGGGCCACGGCAGCCACGTGGCGGGCACCATCGCGGGTACGACGTACGGCCTCGCGAAGGGCGCGAAGGTGGTCGGTGTCCGGGTCCTCGACTGCCAGGGCTCCGGCTCGACCGAGTCCGTCGTGGCCGGGATCGACTGGGTGACCAAGAACGCCAAGAAGCCGGCGGTCGCGAACATGAGCCTCGGCGGCGGCGCCGACGAGGCGCTGGACGCGGCGGTCAAGGCGTCCGTCGACGCCGGCATCACGTACGCCGTTGCTGCCGGCAACGACAGCGCGGACGCATGCCAGGGCTCGCCGTCGCGGGAGCCCTCGGCGATCACCGTCGGCGCCACGGACGACCAGGACAAGCGGGCGGAGTTCTCGAACTTCGGCAAGTGCGTCGACCTGTTCGCGCCGGGCGTCGACATCACCTCGGTCGGCATCACCGACCCGGAGTCGTCCGCGAAGATGAGCGGTACGTCGATGGCGTCGCCGCACGTCGCCGGCGGGGTCGCGCTCTACCTGGCCGACCACCCGGAGGCCACCCCGGCCGATGTCGCGCAGGCGCTGGTCACCGGCTCGACGCCGGACAAGGTCGGCGACCCGGGCGAGGGTTCGCCGAACAAGCTGCTGTACGTCGGGGCCGCTGACCAGTCCTGA
- a CDS encoding DUF6194 family protein, with product MTVEELDRMFRAYDGVRVLEAQDDLFYLYDPAADLPPERQQPFATIVTGDHYEQVSRLDEPGSWRLNLGLTKSTYTSLFGAVPTERDADWVLASGYDYAARDTLMPHPFYASQYWVAIVNPTGLDQLLPLVEEAYAFAARKYSNHQARQTS from the coding sequence ATGACTGTCGAAGAACTCGATCGGATGTTCCGCGCGTACGACGGCGTCCGGGTGCTCGAGGCCCAGGACGATCTCTTCTACCTGTACGACCCCGCCGCCGACCTCCCGCCGGAGCGGCAGCAGCCGTTCGCGACCATCGTCACCGGCGACCACTACGAGCAGGTGTCGCGGCTCGACGAGCCCGGGTCCTGGCGGCTCAACCTCGGACTCACCAAATCGACGTACACCAGCCTGTTCGGGGCGGTGCCGACCGAGCGGGACGCGGACTGGGTGCTCGCGTCCGGTTACGACTACGCCGCCCGGGACACCTTGATGCCGCACCCGTTCTACGCCTCGCAGTACTGGGTGGCGATCGTGAACCCGACCGGTCTGGACCAGCTGCTGCCGTTGGTCGAGGAGGCGTACGCGTTCGCGGCCCGCAAGTATTCCAACCATCAGGCGCGCCAAACCAGCTGA
- the uvrC gene encoding excinuclease ABC subunit UvrC, protein MADPSSYRPAPGSIPDSPGVYRFSDSAGRVIYVGKAKNLRARLSSYFQDLVNLHPRTQAMVTTAAKVEWTVVASEVESLQLEYSWIKEYDPRFNVKYRDDKSYPWLAITLNEEYPRVMVGRGQKKKGVRYFGPYSHAWAIRETVDLLLRVFPMRSCSKGVFNRHRQIGRPCLLGYIGKCAAPCTGQVSQEEHRQIVDDFAAFLSGQTATYVRRLQKEMQAAAAELEYERAAKIRDDLAALEKALAKNAVVLGDGTDTDVIALSEDPLEVAVQIFYVRGGRIRGERGWIADKADGTATTADLVSHFIQQTYAGDSGDAIPREILVPTMPDDADALTAWLEELRGARVSIRVPQRGDKKALMETVERNALQTLTMHKTKRASDLTTRNQALEEIQAALDLPEAPLRLECYDVSNLQGTEVVASMVVFEDGLPRKSEYRRFVIKGVDGQNDVASIAEVLTRRFKRLLDERATMAADEDPNGALIDPETGRAKKFSYAPGLVVVDGGPPQVAAARQAMDELGLGDIPVVGLAKRLEEVWVPDEEDPVIFSRTSEGLYLLQRLRDEAHRFAITHHRNRRSKSMVESTLDEVPGLGEVRRKTLLRHFGSLKKLRAATVDEVADLPGFGPRLAESVVLAVNAAATKAESGRAPAINMATGEILGDDVPAPAGQRPVEAADGDPREN, encoded by the coding sequence GTGGCTGATCCGTCCTCCTACCGTCCCGCTCCGGGATCGATCCCCGACTCGCCTGGTGTCTACCGCTTCAGCGACTCCGCCGGGCGGGTGATCTACGTCGGCAAGGCGAAGAACCTGCGCGCCCGGTTGTCGTCGTACTTCCAGGACCTGGTGAACCTGCACCCCCGGACCCAGGCGATGGTGACGACGGCGGCCAAGGTCGAGTGGACGGTGGTCGCCAGCGAGGTCGAGTCGCTGCAGCTGGAGTACTCCTGGATCAAGGAGTACGACCCGCGCTTCAACGTGAAGTACCGCGACGACAAGTCGTACCCCTGGCTCGCCATCACCCTCAACGAGGAGTATCCGCGGGTCATGGTCGGCCGCGGCCAGAAGAAGAAGGGCGTGCGGTACTTCGGTCCGTACAGCCACGCCTGGGCGATCCGCGAGACCGTGGACCTGCTGCTGCGGGTGTTCCCGATGCGCTCGTGCAGCAAGGGCGTCTTCAACCGGCACCGCCAGATCGGCCGGCCCTGCCTGCTCGGGTACATCGGGAAGTGCGCCGCGCCGTGCACCGGTCAGGTGTCGCAGGAGGAGCACCGGCAGATCGTCGACGACTTCGCCGCGTTCCTCTCCGGCCAGACCGCGACGTACGTGCGCCGGCTGCAGAAGGAGATGCAGGCCGCGGCCGCCGAGCTGGAGTACGAGCGGGCCGCGAAGATCCGCGACGACCTGGCCGCGCTGGAGAAGGCCCTGGCCAAGAACGCGGTCGTCCTCGGCGACGGCACCGACACCGACGTGATCGCGCTCAGCGAGGACCCGCTCGAGGTCGCCGTGCAGATCTTCTACGTCCGCGGCGGCCGGATCCGCGGTGAGCGCGGCTGGATCGCCGACAAGGCGGACGGTACGGCGACCACCGCCGACCTGGTCTCGCACTTCATCCAGCAGACGTACGCCGGCGACTCGGGCGACGCGATCCCGCGGGAGATCCTGGTCCCGACGATGCCGGACGACGCCGACGCGCTGACCGCCTGGCTGGAGGAGCTGCGCGGCGCGCGGGTCTCGATCCGGGTCCCGCAGCGCGGCGACAAGAAGGCGCTGATGGAGACCGTCGAGCGGAACGCGCTGCAGACGCTCACCATGCACAAGACCAAGCGGGCCAGCGACCTGACCACCCGCAACCAGGCGCTCGAGGAGATCCAGGCCGCGCTCGACCTGCCCGAGGCGCCGCTGCGGCTGGAGTGCTACGACGTCTCGAACCTGCAGGGCACCGAGGTGGTCGCCTCGATGGTGGTGTTCGAGGACGGCCTGCCGCGCAAGAGCGAGTACCGGCGGTTCGTGATCAAGGGCGTCGACGGGCAGAACGACGTCGCCTCGATCGCCGAGGTGCTGACCCGGCGCTTCAAGCGGCTCCTCGACGAGCGCGCCACGATGGCCGCCGACGAGGACCCGAACGGCGCGCTCATCGATCCCGAGACCGGGCGCGCGAAGAAGTTCTCGTACGCCCCGGGCCTGGTCGTGGTCGACGGTGGTCCGCCGCAGGTCGCGGCGGCCCGGCAGGCGATGGACGAGCTGGGGCTCGGCGACATCCCGGTCGTCGGCCTGGCGAAGCGGCTCGAGGAGGTGTGGGTGCCGGACGAGGAGGATCCGGTCATCTTCTCCCGGACGTCGGAAGGCCTTTACCTCCTGCAGCGGCTCCGCGACGAGGCGCACCGGTTCGCGATCACCCACCACCGCAACCGGCGGTCGAAGTCGATGGTCGAGAGCACCCTCGACGAGGTCCCGGGGCTGGGCGAGGTGCGGCGCAAGACGCTGCTGCGGCACTTCGGGTCGCTGAAGAAGCTCCGGGCCGCGACCGTCGACGAGGTGGCGGACCTGCCCGGTTTCGGGCCGCGACTCGCCGAGTCCGTCGTACTGGCGGTTAACGCTGCGGCAACGAAGGCGGAAAGCGGCCGGGCGCCGGCGATCAACATGGCCACGGGCGAGATACTGGGCGACGACGTCCCGGCGCCGGCCGGACAGCGGCCGGTGGAAGCGGCCGACGGGGACCCCAGGGAGAACTGA
- the rapZ gene encoding RNase adapter RapZ produces the protein MDDTGGNLIIVSGMSGAGRSSVADVLEDLGWFVVDNLPPMFLTTIVEQVVGTGAAPRLAVVVDVRTGLFFDELSSAIHDLRLKGYRPLTLFLEASDDVIVRRQESVRRPHPLQGEGRLLDGIQRERELLGDIRAGADLVIDTSSLNIHQLAAKIVNAFGDEENAELRATVVSFGFKYGIPVDADVVADMRFIPNPYWQPDLRPMTGQDRPVSDFVLGHPLAQQFLQNYVDVLDTLRTGYLNEGKRFVTVAIGCTGGKHRSVAMAEEIARRLREKGSPTLVVHRDLGRE, from the coding sequence ATGGACGACACGGGCGGCAACCTGATCATCGTGTCCGGCATGTCGGGCGCGGGACGCAGCTCCGTCGCCGACGTACTGGAAGACCTCGGCTGGTTCGTGGTGGACAACCTGCCGCCGATGTTCCTGACCACCATCGTCGAGCAGGTCGTCGGGACCGGCGCGGCGCCGCGGCTCGCGGTCGTCGTCGATGTCCGGACCGGGCTGTTCTTCGACGAGCTGAGCTCGGCGATCCACGACCTGCGGCTGAAGGGCTACCGGCCGCTGACGCTGTTCCTGGAGGCGTCCGACGACGTGATCGTGCGCCGCCAGGAGAGCGTCCGCCGGCCGCACCCGCTGCAGGGCGAGGGCCGGCTGCTGGACGGGATCCAGCGCGAGCGCGAGCTGCTCGGCGACATCCGGGCCGGCGCCGACCTGGTGATCGACACCTCGAGCCTGAACATCCACCAGCTCGCCGCGAAGATCGTGAACGCCTTCGGCGACGAGGAGAACGCCGAGCTGCGCGCGACCGTGGTGTCGTTCGGGTTCAAGTACGGCATCCCGGTGGACGCCGACGTGGTCGCCGACATGCGGTTCATCCCGAACCCGTACTGGCAGCCCGACCTGCGCCCGATGACCGGGCAGGACCGGCCTGTGTCAGACTTCGTGCTCGGCCATCCGCTGGCCCAGCAGTTCCTGCAGAACTACGTGGACGTGCTGGACACCCTGCGGACCGGCTACCTGAACGAGGGCAAGCGCTTCGTCACCGTCGCGATCGGCTGCACCGGGGGTAAGCACCGCAGCGTCGCGATGGCCGAGGAGATCGCCCGCAGGCTGCGCGAGAAGGGGTCACCGACGTTGGTCGTCCACCGGGATCTGGGGCGTGAGTGA
- the yvcK gene encoding uridine diphosphate-N-acetylglucosamine-binding protein YvcK — translation MRSAPRVVALGGGHGLAASLSALRHVTDQLTAVVTVADNGGSSGRLRQELGVLPPGDLRMALAALCRDDEWGRTWADVLQHRFRSDGELHDHAVGNLLIVALWELLGEAVDGLDWVARLLGAQGRVLPMSAVPLDITARVLGLDPARPEGITEIRGQAEVATTEGHVVDVALDPADPPACPEALVAVAEADWVVVGPGSWFTSVIPNLLVPELCRGLEQTSARRLLTLNLGEQKGETDGFSPETHLEVLGAHAPDLRIDVVLADAGHVPDPESLRRTAQSLGAELVIADIADDDRELHHAPDKLAKVYREIFR, via the coding sequence GTGAGGAGCGCGCCTAGGGTCGTCGCCCTGGGTGGGGGACACGGCCTGGCCGCTTCCCTGTCCGCTCTGCGCCATGTCACGGATCAGCTGACAGCGGTCGTCACGGTCGCAGACAACGGCGGTTCGTCGGGCCGGCTGCGGCAGGAGCTGGGCGTGTTGCCGCCGGGCGACCTGCGGATGGCGCTGGCCGCGCTGTGCCGTGACGACGAGTGGGGCCGCACCTGGGCCGACGTCCTCCAGCATCGTTTCCGCAGCGACGGCGAGCTGCACGACCACGCGGTCGGCAACCTGCTGATCGTCGCGTTGTGGGAGCTGCTCGGCGAGGCGGTCGACGGACTCGACTGGGTGGCCCGGCTGCTCGGCGCGCAGGGCCGGGTGCTGCCGATGTCCGCCGTACCGCTGGACATCACCGCGCGGGTGCTCGGCCTGGACCCGGCGCGTCCGGAGGGCATCACCGAGATCCGCGGCCAGGCCGAGGTGGCGACGACCGAGGGCCACGTGGTGGACGTCGCGCTCGACCCGGCCGACCCGCCGGCCTGTCCCGAGGCGCTGGTCGCCGTCGCGGAAGCCGACTGGGTCGTCGTCGGGCCGGGGTCGTGGTTCACCTCCGTGATCCCGAACCTGCTGGTCCCCGAGCTGTGCCGCGGCCTCGAGCAGACCAGCGCCCGGCGGCTGCTCACGCTGAACCTGGGGGAGCAGAAGGGCGAGACCGACGGCTTCTCGCCGGAGACGCACCTGGAGGTGCTGGGCGCGCACGCTCCGGACCTGCGGATCGACGTCGTGCTCGCCGACGCCGGCCACGTGCCCGACCCCGAGTCGCTCCGCCGTACGGCGCAGTCCCTCGGGGCCGAGCTGGTGATCGCCGACATCGCCGACGACGACCGCGAACTCCACCACGCCCCGGACAAGCTGGCGAAGGTCTACCGCGAGATCTTCCGCTAG
- a CDS encoding SigE family RNA polymerase sigma factor: protein MKAPDEAEFTEFAANSLRRLRRTAYLMCGDWHRAEDAAQDALVKVYRRWHRIDRTQGLNGYAHQCLVTAVFDQSRKPWRRERLVDTDEAPGPLPDPGAAVDDRMLVVQALGALPPSQRACVVLRHYADLSLEQTADALGIGTGGVKSQTSRGLSRLRELLDQTERSAS from the coding sequence ATGAAGGCACCGGACGAAGCCGAGTTCACCGAGTTCGCGGCGAACTCGCTCCGGCGGCTGCGCAGGACGGCGTACCTGATGTGCGGCGACTGGCACCGGGCGGAGGACGCAGCGCAGGACGCCCTGGTGAAGGTGTACCGGCGGTGGCACCGGATCGACCGTACGCAGGGGCTCAACGGGTACGCCCACCAGTGCCTGGTGACGGCGGTGTTCGACCAGTCCCGGAAGCCCTGGCGCCGCGAACGTCTCGTCGACACCGACGAAGCACCTGGGCCGTTGCCCGATCCAGGTGCTGCCGTCGACGACCGGATGCTCGTCGTCCAGGCACTGGGCGCACTGCCGCCCAGTCAGCGAGCCTGCGTCGTACTGCGGCACTACGCCGACCTCAGCCTCGAGCAGACCGCCGACGCGCTCGGCATCGGCACCGGCGGGGTGAAGAGCCAGACCTCCCGCGGCCTGTCCCGGCTGCGGGAACTCCTCGACCAGACCGAAAGGAGCGCGTCATGA
- the whiA gene encoding DNA-binding protein WhiA — protein MAMTAQVKSELTSIQVTKPCCRKAEVSSILRFAGGLHLVSGRIVVEAELDSGAAARRLRKDIAEIFGHPSDVVVISPSGIRKQTKYVVRVVRDGDALARQTGLVDNRGRPVRGLPPAVVSGASCDAVAAWRGAFLAHGSLTEPGRSSSLEVTCPGPEAALALVGAARRLGIGSKAREVRNVDRVVIRDGDAIGALLTRLGAHESVLAWEERRMRREVRATANRLANFDDANLRRSARAAVAAGARVERALEILGDDVPDHLQVAGKLRLEHKQASLEELGQLHEPALTKDAVAGRIRRLLAMADKRAADLGIPNTEANLTPEMLDPA, from the coding sequence ATGGCGATGACAGCACAGGTGAAGTCCGAGCTGACCAGTATTCAGGTCACGAAACCCTGTTGCCGGAAGGCGGAGGTCTCGTCGATCCTGCGGTTCGCGGGCGGGCTGCACCTGGTGTCGGGGCGGATCGTCGTGGAGGCGGAGCTGGACAGCGGCGCCGCGGCGCGGCGGCTGCGGAAGGACATCGCCGAGATCTTCGGGCACCCGTCGGACGTGGTCGTGATTTCCCCTTCGGGCATCCGCAAGCAGACCAAGTACGTCGTACGCGTCGTCCGTGACGGTGACGCACTCGCGCGGCAGACCGGGCTGGTGGACAACCGCGGCCGTCCGGTCCGCGGCCTCCCGCCGGCGGTCGTTTCGGGGGCCTCGTGTGACGCGGTGGCGGCCTGGCGGGGTGCGTTCCTCGCGCACGGTTCGCTGACCGAGCCGGGGCGGTCGTCCTCGCTCGAGGTGACGTGCCCCGGGCCGGAGGCGGCGCTCGCGCTGGTCGGTGCGGCGCGGCGGCTCGGGATCGGCTCGAAGGCCCGCGAGGTGCGGAACGTGGACCGCGTGGTGATCCGGGACGGCGACGCGATCGGCGCGCTGCTCACCCGGCTCGGCGCGCACGAGTCGGTGCTGGCGTGGGAGGAGCGCCGGATGCGTCGCGAAGTACGGGCGACGGCGAACCGGCTCGCGAACTTCGACGACGCGAACCTGCGCCGTTCGGCCCGCGCCGCAGTGGCCGCCGGGGCCCGCGTCGAGCGCGCCCTGGAGATCCTCGGCGACGACGTACCGGACCACCTGCAGGTGGCGGGCAAGCTGCGCCTGGAGCACAAGCAGGCCAGCCTCGAGGAGCTCGGCCAGCTGCACGAGCCGGCGCTGACCAAGGACGCCGTCGCCGGCCGGATCCGGCGCCTGCTCGCGATGGCCGACAAGCGCGCCGCCGACCTCGGCATCCCGAACACCGAGGCGAACCTGACCCCGGAGATGCTCGACCCGGCCTGA
- a CDS encoding TSUP family transporter, with the protein MEIEIIALLLIAAAVAGWFDAVVGGGGLVQLPVLMLVMPGTPAVSLLATDKLSSIAGTTCAAVTFARRTKVDVRLALVSGVPAVVLSGVGAAAAGTLPSQVLRPVVATALVAVLALVVARPGLGLTPSRAVPTRGRIAAVVAVTGVALPFYNGLVGPGTGTMMVVALTTLLGIDFTRGSATSKIVNLGSNLGALLVFAWHGQVLWLLGLGMAACNMLGSRLGAGQALRRGSPFVRTVLVIVVSLLLLKLGLEELV; encoded by the coding sequence ATGGAGATCGAGATCATCGCGCTGCTGCTCATCGCGGCAGCCGTGGCCGGCTGGTTCGATGCCGTCGTGGGTGGCGGCGGGCTGGTGCAGCTGCCCGTGCTGATGCTGGTGATGCCCGGGACGCCGGCGGTGTCCCTGCTCGCCACGGACAAGCTGTCGTCCATCGCCGGTACGACGTGCGCGGCAGTCACCTTCGCCCGGCGGACCAAGGTCGACGTACGGCTCGCACTGGTCAGCGGAGTCCCGGCCGTGGTGCTGTCGGGCGTCGGCGCCGCGGCCGCCGGAACGCTTCCGTCACAGGTACTGCGACCCGTCGTGGCGACCGCGCTCGTCGCCGTTCTCGCGCTGGTGGTCGCGCGGCCGGGGCTCGGCCTCACCCCGAGTCGCGCGGTGCCGACCCGCGGCCGGATCGCCGCCGTCGTCGCGGTCACCGGGGTGGCGCTGCCGTTCTACAACGGGCTCGTCGGTCCGGGCACCGGGACGATGATGGTGGTCGCGCTGACCACCCTGCTCGGCATCGACTTCACCCGCGGCTCGGCGACCTCCAAGATCGTGAACCTCGGCTCGAACCTCGGCGCCCTGCTGGTGTTCGCCTGGCACGGCCAGGTGCTCTGGCTGCTCGGACTCGGGATGGCGGCCTGCAACATGCTCGGCAGCCGGCTCGGAGCCGGGCAGGCGCTCCGGCGCGGCTCGCCGTTCGTCCGTACGGTCCTGGTGATCGTCGTGAGCCTGCTGCTGCTGAAGCTCGGACTCGAAGAACTCGTCTGA